From Camelina sativa cultivar DH55 chromosome 7, Cs, whole genome shotgun sequence, one genomic window encodes:
- the LOC104702313 gene encoding L10-interacting MYB domain-containing protein-like isoform X1, translating to MLIANEQQLKQDRSRKRWTPFLDKVLADLVVKQIQSGNRHNNVFDSKTWNNIRREFNEQTELNFNNVQLRKHLAVLRQRYNTLESSHSHVQNESVLEEDTRCILGFDLLEEDSGVQPRSEPVKVKDCPIYEQLCTIFGDDSVDGRYAQSSHFEGLEESMANQSSENVSTPTLAQADTNLVDRKRKREPDSKTSLGPSHIDPDALEKMAGALSDMVTAFRSRMADSVTQEDRFSITNCINVLDEIENVDEGVYFAALDLFENPGLRETFLSLNSNKLRLTWLQGKCRKLSPSVSLEG from the exons ATGCTGATAGCTAACGAGCAACAACTAAAGCAAGATCGATCGAGAAAAAGATGGACTCcgtttcttgacaaggttttagcTGACTTGGTGGTTAAACAGATTCAATCAGGAAACAGACATAACAACGTTTTCGATAGCAAAACATGGAATAACATACGCCGTGAATTCAACGAGCAGACGGAGCTTAACTTCAACAATGTTCAATTGAGGAAACATCTTGCTGTTCTGAGACAACGCTATAACACTCTTGAATCATCTCATTCTCATGTTCAAAACGAATCTGTTCTCGAAGAAGATACAAGATGTATCTTGGGGTTTGACTTGTTGGAAGAAGATTCTGGT GTGCAGCCTAGGAGTGAACCAGTTAAAGTTAAGGACTGTCCCATTTATGAGCAGCTTTGCACTATATTTGGTGATGATTCCGTTGATGGTAGATATGCTCAGTCAAGTCACTTTGAAGGATTAGAAGAATCCATGGCAAATCAATCCTCGGAGAATGTATCAACACCAACTTTAGCGCAAGCGGACACAAACCTGGTAGatagaaaaaggaagagagaaccTGATTCAAAGACCTCTTTAGGACCGAGCCATATTGATCCAGATGCTTTGGAAAAAATGGCAGGTGCTTTGTCGGACATGGTAACTGCTTTTAGATCAAGGATGGCTGATTCCGTAACGCAAGAGGACAGATTTAGTATTACAAACTGTATCAATGTGCTTGACGAGATAGAGAACGTGGATGAAGGCGTCTATTTTGCAGCTTTAGACCTTTTTGAGAACCCTGGTCTTAGGGAGACGTTCCTATCTCTTAATAGTAACAAGTTACGGTTAACATGGTTACAAGGCAAATGCAGGAAACTTTCTCCTTCAGTTTCACTGGAAGGTTGA
- the LOC104702313 gene encoding L10-interacting MYB domain-containing protein-like isoform X2, whose product MLIANEQQLKQDRSRKRWTPFLDKVLADLVVKQIQSGNRHNNVFDSKTWNNIRREFNEQTELNFNNVQLRKHLAVLRQRYNTLESSHSHVQNESVLEEDTRCILGFDLLEEDSGPRSEPVKVKDCPIYEQLCTIFGDDSVDGRYAQSSHFEGLEESMANQSSENVSTPTLAQADTNLVDRKRKREPDSKTSLGPSHIDPDALEKMAGALSDMVTAFRSRMADSVTQEDRFSITNCINVLDEIENVDEGVYFAALDLFENPGLRETFLSLNSNKLRLTWLQGKCRKLSPSVSLEG is encoded by the exons ATGCTGATAGCTAACGAGCAACAACTAAAGCAAGATCGATCGAGAAAAAGATGGACTCcgtttcttgacaaggttttagcTGACTTGGTGGTTAAACAGATTCAATCAGGAAACAGACATAACAACGTTTTCGATAGCAAAACATGGAATAACATACGCCGTGAATTCAACGAGCAGACGGAGCTTAACTTCAACAATGTTCAATTGAGGAAACATCTTGCTGTTCTGAGACAACGCTATAACACTCTTGAATCATCTCATTCTCATGTTCAAAACGAATCTGTTCTCGAAGAAGATACAAGATGTATCTTGGGGTTTGACTTGTTGGAAGAAGATTCTGGT CCTAGGAGTGAACCAGTTAAAGTTAAGGACTGTCCCATTTATGAGCAGCTTTGCACTATATTTGGTGATGATTCCGTTGATGGTAGATATGCTCAGTCAAGTCACTTTGAAGGATTAGAAGAATCCATGGCAAATCAATCCTCGGAGAATGTATCAACACCAACTTTAGCGCAAGCGGACACAAACCTGGTAGatagaaaaaggaagagagaaccTGATTCAAAGACCTCTTTAGGACCGAGCCATATTGATCCAGATGCTTTGGAAAAAATGGCAGGTGCTTTGTCGGACATGGTAACTGCTTTTAGATCAAGGATGGCTGATTCCGTAACGCAAGAGGACAGATTTAGTATTACAAACTGTATCAATGTGCTTGACGAGATAGAGAACGTGGATGAAGGCGTCTATTTTGCAGCTTTAGACCTTTTTGAGAACCCTGGTCTTAGGGAGACGTTCCTATCTCTTAATAGTAACAAGTTACGGTTAACATGGTTACAAGGCAAATGCAGGAAACTTTCTCCTTCAGTTTCACTGGAAGGTTGA